GATCAGCACATCAATCGGGCGGTGAGCATCGGGCTGATGGAGGCGGGCCAGCACTCGGGAGTGCCCGTTTTGTTCGGCGTGCTTACTTGCGATTCGCTCGAACAGGCCATCCATCGCTCGGGCGGCAACGTAGGAAATAAAGGAACGGAATGCGCCGAATCCGCCCTGGAAATGGTAAGCTTGCTCCGGCAGTTGCCATGAACGCGACCGCGGCGGCCGGCGCCTCGTTCCCAGGCACTGCCTGGGCACGAGCGGTCTTTCCTTCATCCTTCATCCGTCATCCTTGAATCATGTCGCGCCGTAGCCGAGCACGAGAGGTCGTTCTCCAAGTCCTGTATCAGGACGACGTCAATCCGGGCGTCGACTCGCAGGTGACCGAGGAGTTTCTCCGCGCGCGGCTGCGGTCGGACGAGCTGGTCGATTTCGCCCGTTCGCTCGTGGCCGGTGTTCGCCGCAATCGCGAGGAATTAGATATGCTGTTGGCGAAAACGGCCGATCATTGGAGCCTGGAGCGGATGGCGGCGACCGATCGCAACGTGCTGCGGCTGGGGACGTATGAAATCCTCTACACCGAAACGCCCGACCGCGTGGCAATCAACGAAGCCGTCGAGTTGGCCAAACGGTTCGGCATCGCCCACTCGGCGCAATTCGTCAACGGGATTCTCGATAAGTTCCTCGAAGGGCACGCCAAGCAATGAGTTGATCCAACTCGCGACGCTGGCAGCGTCGCCCACGTGGCCGACGCTGCCAGCGTCGGCAAAGCCGCAATATATAAGCTCACTTAGGGTCCAACCTCTCATGGGATTATTCGACAAATTCAAGTCTGGATTGAAGAAGACCAGGCAGCTCCTTGGAACGGATATCCGCGATCTTTTCAAGAAAGAAGGAGAACTTGTCGACGAGGAGTTCCTCGATAAATTACGGCCCGGGCTGCTCCACACCGACATGGGACCCCAGGCAGCCGAAGAAATCCTTACCGAAATCCGCACGACCTATCGTGGTCGCGTCATCCACCGCGGCGAAGCGATCGACGCGATCAAGAAGAAACTCAAGCAACTAATGGCCCAGGATTGCGACGGCGTTCGCTTTGCGGCCCAGGGACCGACTGTAATCATGGTCGTCGGCGTGAACGGATCTGGAAAAACCACGTCGATTGCGAAGCTGGCTTACCTGTTCATTTCGCAAGGCAAAAAGGTCGTGCTCGGCGCGGGCGACACATTCCGCGCCGCGGCCGTCGAGCAGCTCACGATCTGGGCCGGACGGCTCGGCGCCGAGATCATCAAAGGCGATTCGGGGAGCGACCCGGCCAGCGTCGCCCACCGGGCCGTCAGCATGGCCGTCGAAATGAGTGCCGACGTGTGCATCATCGACACGGCCGGGCGATTGCAAACGCAACAGAATCTAATGAATGAGTTGACCAAGATCGCCCGCGTCATTGGAAAGAAAATTCCCGATGCCCCGCACGAAGTGCTGCTGGTCCTCGACGCGACGGCCGGGCAAAACGGCATCAGCCAGGCCCGCGGGTTCGCTCAGGCGGTGAAATGCACGGGCATCGTGCTGGCCAAGATCGACGGGACGGCCAAGGGAGGCGTGATCGTGCCGATCCGGCAGCAATTCGGATTGCCAGTGAAATACGTCGGCGTTGGCGAGAAGGCCGAGGATCTAGCGCTGTTCGAGCCCGACGCGTTCGTGGACGCGCTGTTTGCCGGACTGGAAGAATCGGACGCGGCGTAAGAGTCGTCCTGCGGCGAAAATCCCGCCACGCCGGCAAAGTCTGCCATCCCGCGCAAGCGGACATTCTTCGCGACCGGCAGCCGTTTGCCAGTCGATGGCGCCAGGCGTGCCCGACGTTCCGCATACGCCATGAATTGCGTGAATTCCCTCGGCGCTGGGTGCCGATAGCTAAACTTGCCTGCGGTTCTACCGTGTTTGGCCTACCAATTTCGACAACGTAGCAGACCTTGCCGCCCCTGACGAGCGATCGGCCGAGCGCCTCTGGCTCGGGCATCGGCGCGTTTGCGGCTGCAGGCGGCGTTGTCGCCCACCTTATTGCAACGGGTGATGCAGCGCAGATGCGCCTTGTGGAGGCGCGTTCGCTGCCGCACCTCAAAGGAGTGACCGATGACCAAGTTCATCAAGATGGCGATGGTTGTTGTCATTGCCGGCGGAACGGCCGCACAAGCCCGTGCTCAGTCGAATCCAATTCGCTACGGTGCGGTGACGCGCACGGCGTTCGACAATGCCGAATACTATGCCGACGACAGTGGCAAGTCGCCGAGCGACAAGGCCCCGACGCCGCCCGCGACCGAGCCGGCCCCCGCCGCTGCTCCGGCACCCGCCGCCGCGGCAGCCCCGGCAGCCGATGCCGCCGCCAGCGGCGGCGACGATTGCTGCAAGCTCACCTGCCCCGATCAAACCGTCAAGCACTTGTTCGAGAACAATTGCTGGCTCAAGTGCCATGATGTCGCGGTCACGGGCTGGCTCGAGGCCGGCTACGCCACGCACGACGGCCAGCG
This genomic interval from Pirellulales bacterium contains the following:
- the ftsY gene encoding signal recognition particle-docking protein FtsY codes for the protein MGLFDKFKSGLKKTRQLLGTDIRDLFKKEGELVDEEFLDKLRPGLLHTDMGPQAAEEILTEIRTTYRGRVIHRGEAIDAIKKKLKQLMAQDCDGVRFAAQGPTVIMVVGVNGSGKTTSIAKLAYLFISQGKKVVLGAGDTFRAAAVEQLTIWAGRLGAEIIKGDSGSDPASVAHRAVSMAVEMSADVCIIDTAGRLQTQQNLMNELTKIARVIGKKIPDAPHEVLLVLDATAGQNGISQARGFAQAVKCTGIVLAKIDGTAKGGVIVPIRQQFGLPVKYVGVGEKAEDLALFEPDAFVDALFAGLEESDAA
- the nusB gene encoding transcription antitermination factor NusB is translated as MSRRSRAREVVLQVLYQDDVNPGVDSQVTEEFLRARLRSDELVDFARSLVAGVRRNREELDMLLAKTADHWSLERMAATDRNVLRLGTYEILYTETPDRVAINEAVELAKRFGIAHSAQFVNGILDKFLEGHAKQ